The genomic region TTCTTGATTCCCTACCTGATCCTGCTGGTGCTGGAAGGAatgcctctcctgctgctggagtttgCCATTGGCCAACGTCTCAGGAAAGGCAGCGTGGGGGTGTGGAGGACCATCAGCCCTTACCTGACCGGCATCGGTATGTAAATATGTCAGGAAATATTCTCACATATCCTGCGGGTTTTGCAgaatggaatttttttttaagcaaacaTGGCtttttacaaaataataatataaagcCCTGAAGGAAATGTATCAGTCTCTTTTAGAATGTTGGTGCTTTTGAAGTTGAAAAGCAAAGGAGTCTTTAGTCACCATACCGCCGCCTATTGGCCAAGCTTGTGTACTGCAACAATTAAAATATTGCCACGTAAATTCAATCAGAAAAAACTAGAGCAATGAATtggatttaaaaatgatcaatttGTTTCTCTCTGACTCAGGTATCGCCTCCATGTTGGTGTCACTTTTGGTCGGACTGTACTACAACACATTAATAGCCTGGATCCTGTGGTATCTCTTTAATTCCTTTCAAGACCCACTACCATGGAATCACTGTCCTCTAAATGACAATAGGACAGGTATTTATTTTCCCAAAAGTCACACAATTCTCTTAAACCAATGCACTGAAACTGTCATATTTTACTGTCTCATCAGGGTTTGTGTCAGAGTGTCAACAGAGCACCACGGTGGATTACTTCTTTTATAGAGTGACACTAAAGAGTACGACCTCCATAGAGGACTCTGGAGGGATCAACTGGCCGATAGTTGCCTGCTTGTTTGCCGCCTGGTCACTCGTTGCTATCTGCTGCATGAGAGGCATCAGCACCTCAGGCAAGGTTAGCTGAACCGCCGTTTGTTAGTTCCTCAAGTCAACTTTGCTGTCTGGGAGGTTTATGCCTGTACTATAggctaccaccagggggcagctgAGGTACCATCAGTGTTACTTTTGGCTGCTGATTTCATTGATGGATAAATTCTCCAATCTGACCCCCTCTCAGGCTGTGTACGTCACCGCTATCCTGCCTTACATAGTGCTCGGCATCTTTCTGATCCGTGGGCTGACACTGAAAGGTGCAATGAGTGGGATCGAATTCCTCTTCGTGCCagatgtatgttttttttttaaaaaaacaaaaaaacaaccacataaAACAGGATAGGGTGTACAAATAGACATGGTGACATTTTGCTCTGCCTGTAACAGGTGACTGAGTTAAGCAACCCAACTACATGGCTGGATGCCGGCGCTCAGGTGTTCTATGCTTTTGGGTTGGCGTGGGGAGGCCTGATCTCCTTCTCAAGCTACAATTCTGTTCAGTAAGAGGCGCTCAGCCAATCTGTGACATAATGATTGGAATTACCGGTCCTGTTTTATGCACTATTATTTTAAATCAGGAGCAATTTGTTACATTTTTGATTATTTCTTGTAGCAACAACTGTGTCAAAGATGCAATAATCCTGTCTGTGGTCACCGGCTTCACCTCAGTCTACGCTGCCATGGTCACGTACTCCATCATTGGTTTCAGAGCCACTGAAAAATATGACAACTGCATCGACAAGTGAGTCAAGTGTAGCTGATTTAAAGAATCAATTTGATGCAGATATTTATACGTATTAATAACAAAAGTCTCATAAACTTGCATAAGTTGCAACTCTcatgttttccctccagtaacaTCGTGAGATTACTAAACGCCTTCAGCCTCCCTGAAGACAGCATCACTGCGGACAACTATGAAACAGCCTTCAAGCATCTGAACAGCTCCTCTCATGACATCGTGCTTGGACTGGACATAGAAAAGTGCAACATGCAGAGGCTTCTCAGTGAGGTGATGCTGTGAGCCTCCTCTGGATCCACCCACATCTGCAGCCTCACTCATATTCCGTTTGTGCAGGGAGTGGAGGGAACGGGTCTGGCCTTCATCGTCTTTACAGAAGCCATTACCAAGATGCCCGGATCCCCGATCTGGTCTGTCCTCTTCTTCGTTATGCTGCTCTGTTTAGGACTCTCAACCCTATTCGGCAACATTGAAGGAGTGGTGGTCCCGCTCAAAGACCTGAACGTCTTTCCTAAAAAATGGCCACACGAAGTGCTGACTGGTAAGTAGACTACTGTGGATCCTTACCTCTCCCAGttgttatcatttaaaaaaaataaaataaaaaaaacctcatgttgcctttgtgtgtttcaggaataACATGTTTGGCTGctttcatcatcaccctcctGTTTGCACAGAACTCAGGCCTTTATTGGGTGACTCTGTTCGACACCTTTGCTGGATCCATCCCCCTTCTGACCATTGGGCTGTTTGAGATGATAGCTGTTGTTTACATCTATGGCATAGATAGGTGACTGCTTATTCAAACTCTTATACAAACACTGATTTGCAATATAGCTCCATATTTGGTGGggaaaaaacctaaaaaaaatcctaaatctTTCTCGTCTGACAGGTTCAATGAGGACATAAAGTTCATGGTCGGAAAGAAACCCTCCATTTTCTGGCAGATTACATGGAGATTTATCAGTCCTCTAattgttttggttattttagTTTTCTACCTGGTGACACAAGCTCAGAAAAAACTCACGTATTTGGTCTGGGACCCCGAGTCTGTAAGGAACAAAAACCCCAATTCTCACATGATGCTGAGCAGATTTGGTGTGTCCTAGCAAATGAAATTAAAtggctgttttctgttttacagGAGAATTTCCCATCTCTGGCATCAGTGCCCTACCCCACATGGACATACATCATCGTCTTTATTTTAGCAGGGATCCCCAGTTTGATGACGCCTCTGTATGCATCATGTCGGCTGATATTGGTTCGATGCCGGAGGAAATCTAGCCAGCATCCAGCAAAGAATTGAGCCAAGTGCCTTAAAAACTTACATTTCAGATTGAAACAAACAATTTACAGAATGTGCACATTAAAAGTTAACAATGTTAACAATGTTGTGCTCATGTTTTGTATAAATTCATTGATACTGTGATGCTTCTGTCAATGTTCCTGAACACTCTGGATAGCAGTAACACAGTGGTAAATGTACATGACTGGATTTATAATGACACTTTATATTATCATAACGGAGCATGAAAATGTAACTATAGAGATCAGCTGAGATGTTTATTTGTAGCTATCTACACTTAAAATAGGTCAGACTGATATGTTTTCAGTGCAACTTTTACAAAAATATTCACATGACCACATATAAAAATTTCAATGTGCTAAACTTGCAAATAAGAAG from Takifugu rubripes chromosome 12, fTakRub1.2, whole genome shotgun sequence harbors:
- the LOC101078541 gene encoding sodium-dependent neutral amino acid transporter B(0)AT1-like encodes the protein MRLVLPNPGLDLRIPNHDDLDRMEKEDAGNRPKWDNKIQYILTCIGFCIGLGNVWRFPYLCQTHGGGAFLIPYLILLVLEGMPLLLLEFAIGQRLRKGSVGVWRTISPYLTGIGIASMLVSLLVGLYYNTLIAWILWYLFNSFQDPLPWNHCPLNDNRTGFVSECQQSTTVDYFFYRVTLKSTTSIEDSGGINWPIVACLFAAWSLVAICCMRGISTSGKAVYVTAILPYIVLGIFLIRGLTLKGAMSGIEFLFVPDVTELSNPTTWLDAGAQVFYAFGLAWGGLISFSSYNSVHNNCVKDAIILSVVTGFTSVYAAMVTYSIIGFRATEKYDNCIDNNIVRLLNAFSLPEDSITADNYETAFKHLNSSSHDIVLGLDIEKCNMQRLLSEGVEGTGLAFIVFTEAITKMPGSPIWSVLFFVMLLCLGLSTLFGNIEGVVVPLKDLNVFPKKWPHEVLTGITCLAAFIITLLFAQNSGLYWVTLFDTFAGSIPLLTIGLFEMIAVVYIYGIDRFNEDIKFMVGKKPSIFWQITWRFISPLIVLVILVFYLVTQAQKKLTYLVWDPESENFPSLASVPYPTWTYIIVFILAGIPSLMTPLYASCRLILVRCRRKSSQHPAKN